The Cuculus canorus isolate bCucCan1 chromosome 12, bCucCan1.pri, whole genome shotgun sequence DNA segment GCAAAGCTCCTATTAACAGTGTCTGTTAATGGTGAGTGATCAGAACAGagtgaaatgagaagaaagggaattaaaaaaaaaaaaaaccaacacgCTGTGCCGGAATGAACTCACAGCACcctgcagagctgaggctgTGGGTGGCTGCAGACTGACAGGTACATACATGGCACCCCAACTAAAACCTCTCTTGTGGCTTTGCAGGACAATCTGAATAGTGACTCTGACTCCTGGGTAGCAAAGCACTTGACTTTCAAGCAAGATCACAGACTGGAAACACAGCACATTCGCTCAGTGATGTGGAGATTAGCTACCAAGTACCTCAGACCTGGGGAATGGAAGAAGCTGGCACATTACTGGAAATTCACTGACGCCCACATTAGGGCCATTGAGCAACAATGGACAGGTATAAAACACTGCCCAGGTACTTTTGATCCTTCACTTGGATTGTTTCTGGGAGATAAGTCTTCAGTAACAgcaaagcatgaagaaaaaacagcttgCTTATTTGAAACAACCAATAGATGAGAttaaaaatcctgatttttAGTGAATGCAGAGTTACCGCTGCACTGGAATTATCTGGGAGCAAAGCACACAAGATGAGTGTTAGCAGTTCGTTGCTCAGTGCTGAGGTGCTTACCAGACTTGTGAATTCTGGCTGCAATCCTTGTTGTATAGGACAGCAGAAATTtgtcaggtttatttttttttctttaaagaagctGAATTGAGGAGGTGGTGAAGCCCCATTTAGAATTTGAGAGATGTTAGCAGAAGCGGGTTGAGTTCCAGAAACAGATCAGCGCTGGTTTGGTTACCGTAAGGACTCCTGCAGTGTGCATGATGCAAGCAAGGGGCCAAGCTGTGCTCTGAAGGCAGAAATTCTGTATTGCCATAAACAGCTGTCTCGGAGGCCCAAGCTCATTTGTGGCACGCTCCATTGAGTTTAAGGTTAATATAGCAATCACACCACAACTGGGAATTAAGCTAAACTGTACTTTAGAGCATCCTAATAAAATccaaagaggaaggaggagtgTCCCAACCCACCAGTTCAGCAATCAGCTCCGTCAGGGCCATGCACTGCAAGTGCAGGATTTCATTTGTGGTTTGGTCTTGCCAGGTACTAAAAGCTACAGGGAGCATGGCCACAGAATGTTGCTTATCTGGCTCCATGGCGTGATCGTGGCAGGTGAAAATCCCATCAAGGGATTGTATGAAGGCCTTGTGGGGATTGGAAGAAGAGATTTAGCAGGTAATACTTCTGTCATCCTTTAAATGATGCACAGCGAGCACTGCCTGAATTCTGTGGTTACACAACTTACACAGAGGAAAACTTGAGCCAAGCTAGTTCACTgaagctggaagctgctctgccctgccccCTTGCTACCGTTATgcctcatttctttctcttattttgatACATTAACAGATCCTGCCACAGCTTTGGACTTGCCATGCAGTGGAatgttctctcttcttttacagAAAGCATTCGGAAAAAGGCAAACGCAGACCCTGCCTCTCCCCGAAGGTGCACAGCAATGTAACATCAGGGGGGCACCCACAGTTCCTCCAGCTGCCCCATCCACAGCTCCGCTTCCAGCTGTGGGAGAAACTCCTGCTCTGTTGCTCATTGGAGAGCAGCTGCAACTCAAGGGCTCCCTGTCATAAACAGCTGCTACTCCCTGAGTGCTCTGAAATGACAAAGGGTATCAGAAAATGACAATGGTCTAAAATGCCTAAAAATTAGGCAGAAAGGAGATTGCCATCAGCTGTTATGTACCATCTGGGTACTGCAAGGAGGGTTCAGTAAGCAAGCCTCACTTGTACTGTGGATGCTGGGAAACACTACACTGCTCAGCTAGAACTTGTTTACATCAACAtttaattgtcatttttttaagttattaagaggaaaatatttgttttcaggtGTTCTTTACTTATGTGGTTTGGGGTGTCTATCACTTGTATCTTATGTGTTATGCGTTTATAACTTCCCTATTAGGGTGGGAACTTGAAAAGTCAAAGCTACCCCTGGGACTTTTAGAATCTTAAGGTGTGTGATCTTTAACATTTTGACTCTCTACAAGGAAGTTCCAAGTGTGATGTTAACATACACAGTTTGTAACTGTACACTGACACATATACTGTTTGTAAGTCAAATAGGGATCTTCTTTAATCCCTAGGTTTCAACTTGAAAAGTTTAAGATGAAAATGGCTCGGAAGCATCCTTCTGAGTTAACAAGGAAGATTCACAGCTCTGTTCTCACCTTAggtggaaaaacagaagagtgAACTGGATGAGAACACAGGCCTTCTACTGGTCTTAACCACAGCATCAGTGCAGGTGTTCTGCTGCCTCTGTCCAGAGCTGCCTCAGTGGTTACAGCACAGCCTCAGCCCCGGACAGTTTGCCTAAATAGCACCTTGTCATGTAATACCATGTATTTTTTATGGTATTCCAAGGGGAAAATAACATCTGTATTTCAAGTTATGTCTTAGTTATtccttattaaaataataccaGAGAACTCTTACTTAAAGCTAAACAAGTGCAGCCCTGTAGTTCCAACTGCAGTGCTCAAGGTGGACTCCAGCAGAAGGTGCCAGTTTTCTTCATGTCTAGAGGTGGCTATGGAGGCAAACAAGGACGGCAGTAGACAACACTGCTGTTCTCATGTAGTCAAACCATGAGACACTTGCTGGAAGTGAAGTTTTATTGAAAACCATTTTTGAAGAGCAAGAAAGGTAAAAATTCAAACGCTTTATTTCAAATAGAAACTAGCTTACAGCACAACACAGGAAGCAAATAAGTGAGGGGCAATATTGGCACTTAAACATCTTTTAAACCAAATAttcaacaaaaatatatgtCAACTTATAAGTACACAATCTGCATGTGGCAATATGTACAGGTGAGGGGAaagtataaaaagaaataccGTTCTGCACAAGAACGTGAATGAAGACTTTGGTagcaaaaatgtctttgttcttAAAACTGTAGTCTTCAAAGATGATTCCTGGATTTCGAAGACTAAAAATTAAACCAATCTATCCCATTACCCTGCTGGAGGTTACCATCCACAGGTAGTTCCCCAACTCTGAATCCTCCTGGAATCGCACAGTGATCATCGGCTTACAGCAAGGAAGAAGGCAGAGTGGGAGCAGTCGATTGTACACAGGAAGACCACCAAAACAGTTCCTCATTTTCACCTGCATTCCAAAGCCTATGGCTCTTCTGGCTCATCACTGGTGTGAAGGGTGATCTTTTGGACTTCCAGTTCTTCTGCACTTACCATGGAGGGATCGATGGCTGCATACCGGGTACCATGGAACTGCAGTAAATGGATCTGTCAGACAGGGAAGACAACACTGAAATGGGTGTAGAACTATAAAAGTTTTGCTAAACAAAAATCATTGCTTCCAAGtaatttttgtgaaaatgaaatcatgGCTCTGGAGTACAGGAGCTCAGAGAACAGATGGGGAACAGGCACAGCCAAAACCCCAAAGCCAGCTCTCCACGAAGGTGGGTGCTCCCAGCCCTTGTGTGTCAGTGATCCAGGAGGCAAAGCAAACAGAGCTCAGGCAGGTTAAGAAACAAGCAAGCACAGAAAAGGAGTCTCCTAGGACTGTTCCAGCTGTGTGCATTAGCAGATGGGCTCTGAATGCAGACTCACTTGAATATATAGGTTGACCTCAGCACTCCTGCAGAGATACGGGAAGTTGCCTCCTGTTTTGAGATGAGCTCTTCTGGCGTTAGGATAAAGCttatacatttcttcttttgcttcagtTGAAAGCGCGCTTTGGTCAAACACCTACGTAACAAGACACAGCAGTTAATTCTGAGTCTAAGCAGATTTTGAATCAGATTGCATATTAGCTGCTTCTAGAAGCAATACTCAGTTTCTCTGTGGAAGAGtgtaacaaaacagaaaacaaacaactaaGGCTGTGATGTGTAAATATATGGCTATGTTACTGCACAGAATACCCAACCCATACTTCaacacagaaaagctgcagtgttGCTCAGGCAGTAGAAGGCTGCTCTAAATATCATGCAACCTGCAAACATCTGTTCATCTGCTAACAGCATATCCAGGCACCAACTGCCAAAGAGGGGaaatagtgttttaaaaaaaaggggtgATATTGAGATGAACTTACATCCATAATGGTTACAGGGATGTCTCGAATTTTATGAGGTTCTACGTAGGAGTTCTGGCAGTTGAGGGTAAGTCTTGAAGCGAGCTCACTCTGACCCAGGCTCTCCAGctttcagtagagaaaaaacactgattAGCAGCATTTCACTGCAGGAAGTTACTGCAGTATTAATAATACAGTCAGAGAGAAGTGAGTTTTAAAGGGAAATGTGACTGCACTTCAGATGAAGATCACAGTTCCAACATAGTATTGCTCTGCATGAGACAAGACACCTAGCACATATTCCATTACTTGCTCCCCACTCCAGAGCAGGGCCTACAGACCTATCCCAgcactttctcctcttccccctcagtttaacttcctttcttctgaTCCACATAGACAAACAGAACCGCAAAGTCAACAGCTAAATTGCTGTGGCTGACAGTCAGCATCTGCTAAGGATCCTTTCCCTACTCCTCCCTTCTGGGTAAATCCATGAGGAAAGCGGCAGAAACGCCTACAACCTCTTGCAAAGCACACCTTCCACAGGGACTGACACCACAGCCATTAGAGAACACAGCTACCTACCCTGTCCACCATGAAATCAATCCCATCAGCCATTTCAGGATCGAGAGGACCAGATGCAAAATTCCcaaggacaatttttttcagcataaaagCAGGCAACAGCCAAAAgctaaaacagaaacaagaaggaACAATCTTCAAGCACCCCCGACTCCAACATTAAGATGCTTTGTTGCAAGCACTCCCTTTCCTTGCACAGACTCTATGCTTTAAGAGGGACAGCCTGGCAGCTGGGTGCTTGAAATGCCCTGGGAAACTTTTAGTCCTACGgtgcagaagtattttaaacacCGAGAATAACACTTTTCCCACTCCAAAGAGATAGAGTTCTTACATCTGCCCACACGTCCACAGAAGATCACAGAACGACTCGTCCACCAAATTCCACGCTCCCAATTGTGAGCGTTTCCAATCTCCTTGTGGTGAGGCTTCAAAAGTCACACGTATTCTATCCTGCACCTCCCTCATCCAGGCTGGAAACAGGTTGGATACACATTCCACCAGATCAGTGTGACATTTCATTGCACAAAAATTGATGCCATGAACCCAACCATTTGTCTCAGTCTTCCTTACCTGTTTGCTGTCCATGTCTGATTGAAGATAGAAGTGTCACTAAAGGAATTGCACAGTATCAGAGACTGAACTCTGGGAGACTTGTGTGTGTATTCAGCAAATTTTTGAGCCAGGAAGCCTCCCAGAGAAGCTCCAAAAAGGTGAACCTAattcaagggaaaaaacagatcACATTACACTTGTGAAATAAGTGACCTCCAGGCACAACACTTCATTACAAAAAGAAGTCATTTGAGCTTTACCCTATCCCCAcaaccccttttttttttaacatgaattGCTCTTTTGTTTAGTTGTTGGGTTTATGCATGATATAAATGTGATAAACACTGAAAGAAGGAAGTGTTTCCTGATCACAGTTCAAATTTTGGTGGTGCTCATCAAGGCTGAGGAATAAATGGAACATTTCACTTTGTCTTCAATAGTGATTCCAATCCAAGACACTTTCCTGTGGTATTTGGTACTACGTGAGTTAGGAAGGAAAACTTCCATGGGACAAACTCAAGTCAACCACTACAATTTAGCAGTTGAGTTTAGGCCAAGTGTGACAATTTTCAAGGGTATTCACCTTCAAAACCAAACTTCTGTCAAAAGCAAAATTGCAACATAGCCTGTTATTTATAGgctatgttttttttgtgtcataTTTTATATGCCTGCTCTTAAACAAGACTCTTTCAAACATTAGTTTTTTACTGCAACTATACACCCATTTCCAGGCACTCACTTTATCCAGCTGAAGGTGGTCTAACAGTTTTCTGAATCCATCACAGAACTCAAGATGATCCCAGTACACTGGATACTGCAACTAAAACAATATGAGTTAGAAAAGCCGGTCCCTGATCAGTATGTGTCAGCTTTACACTTGAAAGTCAAACCAATTCTCACACTAAAATCTTCAAGACAGTAATCTGCCTCTGCACCAGGCTAAAGCGCCTCAGCAAAGTCCCTACAACCAGAGGGTGCAAACACCCCTGCCTCATTTGTACAAAAATACACAACTGAAAGTACCGCAGACCAAGTTTGTTGGGGGAAGTGCAGCATTGCCTCATTCTGTAATCACtgggaggagaagcaggaatgATTTTTCAAGGATTCCATAGCATGTACAGGAATCATTAAGTGCTACGGGTGATAGCACAGCTCTCCTGAGGCCACATGACTTAGCAAGAAATACAGTTGTACAAGTCAGTCACTTGAGTTCAGATCCAGAGCTGAGAAGCCACAGAAGAGCACTCTGTCAGGATTTTAAGGGGTGACTTAGCATTTGCTGCTAGGCAGGCTAAGAACCAGATTATCCACCATCCCTAAGAAAAACATGGGAACCTTGAACTAACCCATATTCTTGCCTCACGGCTAACAAAGATCCAGCCAGAGACAAAGACAGCTGGTGTCTAGGGCACACAAGGGAGAAAACAGACCGAGAAGTTAGTAATGTATATGCACAGGGCTCTGGGTAAACACTGCCATGAATGCACAACAGTTTCAGCCTGGATCTGCACCCTGCATGCTCTGGAGCACAACTTAGAATCGGTTTCTTTGTGGTTTCTCCTTAGTCAATGCTAAGAAGTTCACTTTCATTATCCAGCCTCTGAAGAGAGCAACAAGCATGATAACTTTGACACAGGACCAAGAATACTCACAGCGATAACTCTGTAGCCCCATCCAGTCAGCGCCAAAACTTGCTGAAAAAATACATCCGCAGTTCCACttacaggaggaagaaataTGAGTGGGCACCTAATGCTCCGAGGTCCCGCGTCATACAGCGACCAGACTTTACTGTCATCATCATCTACTATTatctggaaaaagagaagcatggaagggaggaaaaacacATCGGACTAAAGCAACTTTTATCAGCCAGCTTCCAGGATTTCTTCTACAAATTTCTGCCAcctagtaaatattttaatgctcAAGACCCTTTTCAACAAGATCATTTTTTACTCCTCTTCACAACAGCTTTCTTCTCTGAGGCTGTTACTAACAGGAATTACAATGTTTGGGTGAATACTCCTGGAAATAGAACTGCGGCCACATTGTGAGACCGAATGCTTTGTGTGTCCTGACAG contains these protein-coding regions:
- the SPG21 gene encoding maspardin, coding for MGEIKVSPDYNWFRSTVPLKKIIVDDDDSKVWSLYDAGPRSIRCPLIFLPPVSGTADVFFQQVLALTGWGYRVIALQYPVYWDHLEFCDGFRKLLDHLQLDKVHLFGASLGGFLAQKFAEYTHKSPRVQSLILCNSFSDTSIFNQTWTANSFWLLPAFMLKKIVLGNFASGPLDPEMADGIDFMVDRLESLGQSELASRLTLNCQNSYVEPHKIRDIPVTIMDVFDQSALSTEAKEEMYKLYPNARRAHLKTGGNFPYLCRSAEVNLYIQIHLLQFHGTRYAAIDPSMVSAEELEVQKITLHTSDEPEEP